GTCCTGTACCGCGTTGAGCAGGGTCTCCCGCACGTCGCCGTCCGTGACGATCACCTCTTCCGTGTGGTCCTGCTCGATCCCGGCCTCCTTGACCACGGACTCGATCAGCGCGCGCCCCTCTTCCTCCGGATCGTACTCGCCGTTCTCCGACGGGCCCTGCACGTTGAGGAGGGTGAGGTCGGACTCTGGATCGCTCTGCGCAAACTCGCTCGCCCGCTGTGCCCCCAGCCGGGTGTACGGCCCCTCCCCCACGAGGGCGACGACATCCCCGACCGTCTCTTCCGGGCCCTTCTTGACGAGCGTGAGCTCGCAGGCGGTCTCCTCGACGATCGGGTCAATGTTGGTCCCCAAAATGTGCTCGACGCGCTTGCGCTGGCCGCTCCACCCGAGCACGACGTGGGAGGCCCGTTCCTCCTGGACCACGTTTAGCACCGCGTCGCCGACGCTGCGCCCGACGATGGCGCGGGTGCGGATGCCCACGCCCAGGTCCTCGGCCATCGTCCGGGCGTTCTCGAGCAGTTCCCGCTGGCGCTCCACGCGCTCCTCCTCAAACTGGATGCCCTGCTGCAGGGACGTTTGCTGCGGGACCTCAATGACGCTGACGGCGATGAGCTCGGCTTCCTGCCCGTTCTTGTCGGCGTGCCCGGACGCAATGGCGGCGCCGAGCCGAAGTAGGAACCGCTCGGTGTTGGGGTTGGCCACCGGAATGACCACGCGGTAGCGGCCGCTCGGCGGCGCCCGGCGCCCCCCCTCCGCCGCGATCGCCTCGCCCACGAGGCTGGGCTTTTCGGCACGAGTGCGGGCGTACGCCAGGTACCACACGACGCCGATGAGGACAATCACGCCCCCGATCATGAGCACGAGCGGGCGCATCTGGGCGACGATGACGATGCACGAGATGAACCCGAGGATCGGGATGATGGGATAGGCGAGGCCCGGAAGCCGGAAGTCCGGGTCGTACCCCTCGGGCTCGGCGCGCCGCATCACGAAGACGGACACGTGGACGAGGGCGTACGTGACTAGGTAGGCAAAGCTCGCCACGTCGGCGAGCGTCTCGATCCCGACGCCGAGGGCGATGAGCCCGAGAATGACGGCCCCGGTCACGAGAATGGCCCGGTAGGGCGTACGGTAGTCCGGGTGGATGTTGTTGAGCCAGGGCGTGAGGATCTTGTCCCGGCCCATCGCGAAGTTGACGCGGGCCGCCGACAGGATGGAGGCATTCGCGCTGGAGACGGTTGCCAGGACGGCCCCTACCACCATCATGAGGGCGCCAAACGTGCCCAGGTACGTGCCGGCCACGTCCGACACCGGAATGTAGGAGTTGGCCAATTCCGGCACGGGCAGGACGCCGGTGGAGATCAGCATCACGAGCACGTAGAAGACCGTCGGCGTGAGCACCGACGCGATCATCGAGAGAGGAAGGTTGCGCCCTGGGTTCTTGATCTCTTCGGCACTGGTGGCGATCACCTCGAAGCCGATGAAGGTGACGTACACCGTCGCGGCGGTCGAGGCCACGGCGCCCCAGCCCTGCGGGTTGAAAGGGCGGAAGGTGTCCCAGTCGATGTTAAACACGCCGAACGCCAGGAAGACCAGGATAAACCCGATCAGTAGAATCACGATCAGGTTTTGAAGGGAGCCGGTCTCCTTGACCCCGCGGTAGTTGACCCCCACGAGCAGGGCCGCCATGATGAGGGCGGCGATGGCGACCCCGGTGCTCCCGAGGGGCATGAAGTAAGTAAGGTACTGCCCGAAGCCGAGCATGTAGAAGGCCGTGGCGAACATGAGGCCGCCCCACATGCTCCAGCCCACCACGCTGCCGAAGAAGCTGCCGAGGGCCGTGTTGACGTAGTAGTAGCTGCCGCCTGCCTTCGGCATGCCGGTGGCCAGCTCCGACAGGGACAGGGCTGTAAGCAGCGACACCGCCCCGCCGATGAGAAACGAAATCATGCCGGCGGGCCCGGCGTTCTCGGCGACGATGCCGGGGAGGACAAAGATGCCCGCTCCAATCATGGTCCCGACGCCGATGGTGTAGGCCTCCAAGAACCCGAGATCCCGGGCAAGTTCTTGTTCGGGGGCGGCAGAAGAATCGTCGGCCATAGGTAGGGAAAAGAGATCGGGACGAAAATAGAGGCGAATGGCAGGGGAGAGCACAGACCAGATCACGGGTGTTCTCCCTCAGATCCAAGTCGTATGCTCGTCCGTGCCTCACGCTGGATGCGTCTCAGGGCCTGGAGACGACGGGGCCGTGGTGAGAGAAGGCGACTGGAAAACGGACGATGTGCCGAAAACGGCACGGGCCCACTCGAACACGGAAGCGTCTCCAGACAGAAATTTTAGGGCCCGAGTTGTGACCATTAACAACGCATGAGTGTGGTCGCGGGGTTCTCGTATCTTCCACAGGGCATGAGACACAAGCATACGAGACAGTGCGACTGCCATCAACCGAATTTGCGCACGAACGCCGGCCGTTCGAGACAGCCCGAAGCTGCTGAAGTCCGCCTGTGGAGCGCCAGCCACGTGCTTTTCAAAATTGCCTGCTTCGGTTGCGATCCCCGATCCGTCATGTGGGCCAAGTCGGGGCCCCGGTCGCTGATCCAGACGTTGATCTGTTCGCGCGGGCCGATGCACATGCCGGGCAACACAGGGGACGATGCCCATCCGTTCTCCCAAGAAATCGGAGAGGACAGTTCGGTAGTCTCGATCCCGCTCCGCGGTGTCGGGCGGGGTCAGAAAGAGCACGCTTGGTCGAAAGACGGCGCCGCCCTCCACAACCGTCGAGGGGGCAAAGACGCCCCGTTTTCGAAAGGTCCGAGGCTCTTGGTTTGGTCGCCAGGGTGCTCCAGAGGGCGGCCGGGGGACTTCATTCGCTTCACTGAGCCCTTCGAGACCGCGGTGCCTCGGAGGGGGGCACGCAGACAAGGTCGTGCATGAAAAGATGTGGCAGGGAGCCCTCCTCCGCCAGCACCTCTGTGCGCCCACAGAGGACGAGGGCCACGATGAAGCCGCCAGCCAGGAGGGGAAGGAGGCAGGCCGCTTCAAGCTACGGGCCGCTTATGCCAATGCCGACTCCCGCCCCGAGTCGCGCACGAACATGCACGTAGAGTCCGTCTGGTCGACGAGGCGGCGGATGGTGTCGAAGTCCGGTTCGGGCTGAAGGCCGAAGATGTTCAGGTCGGCCTGAGGCGCCGACGTGATGTACGTGTTGAACGGCTCGGTGCCCACCACCGCGGTGCTGTTCGGAAAGCGCCCCAGGTCGATCATCTTCTCCAAGAAGTCTTGTGCCTTGGCCTGCTGCTCGGGGTCCCCAACGGCGGTGACGAGCCGCATCTGTGCGTCCCAGTTCTGCGACAGCTTATAGCCCGTAAGCAGGGCAAGATCGAGGTTTCCAATCTCCATCGAGATGCGCCAGTCCGGGCTCCGGTCGCGGATCCAGACGTTGATGGTCTGGCGCTGGCCCAGCGCGGCCCGCGGGTGTGGCGCGTAGAGGAGTGTGCCCACGTTCTCGCGATCCGCCTCCGCAATGACGTGTCGGTAGTCCTTCTCCCGGTCCGGCGAGTCGGGCATTCGGAGGAATACGATGTTTGGATGGAAGAAGGCCCCGCGCAAGGCCTGCATCCCCGCTCGCAGCCCCTCGGCAAAGCCGCCCGCATCGATGATCGTGGCGGAGGCAAAGATGTCCCGCTCCCGAAAGGCCGCCGTCAGCGTGTCGAGCTGTTCGTTTAGCACATCGGGGCGTCCGTTTGGGCTCAAGCCCACAATCTTGACCGAGCCCTGCGGTGCGGTGAGGTCCTCGATAGTGAGAAAAGAGCCGCGAAGGTCGCTGCTTTGCTCCACCGGAATCAGCAGGTTGGGCTTCCAGGCCCGCTCCTGCATGGTGGGCAGCTCGGTCACCTTCTTGGCCGCCCACTCCGCGAGCGCCACGAACATGCCGCTACGCACGTCCTCGAAGGGAGCGTCCAGCTGCCGACGCGCCAGAATCACGTAGAAGCCGAGGGTCACGACCAGCGCGACGAAGCTCACCGTAGGGTTGATGATGAACATGGCCAGCAAGGAGCCGGCGAGGCCGAGGAAAGATACCCAGATGGGGATGCGGAGGCGCGGACGAAAGCTCACGAGGCCGAGGCTCTGTTCGATAAGCACCGCCGCGCAGATCATGGCGTAGGTGACCAGGAAGAACATCGTAATGAGCGGCGCGATGGCGTTCAGGTCGCGCACCATGAGGGAGGCAAAGATGATGCCCCCCGTCACCATCATCGCGTGGCGCGGCTCGCCGTCGGGCGCGAGATGGGCGAGCCAGTCCGACTTGGGCACGACCTGGTGCGCGCCCATGGCCTGCAGGATGCGCCCCGCCCCCACCAGGGAGGCGAGGGCCGAGGAGAACGTCGCCCCCAGCAGCCCCCCCAGCACCGCCGGCGGCCAATAGGCTTTGTCCACCATGACCGCGTAATTGCTCACCATCTCCTCGGGCGTGGCCGACATGGCGAGCCAGATGGCCAGCAGGACGTAGATCACGAACGACACGGCGATGGCCGCCAGGGTGCCCACGGGGATGCTCCGCTTTGGGTCTTTGAGGTCCCCGCTCATGTTGGCCCCGGCCATGATGCCCGTCGTGGCGGGGAAGAAGACCGCGAAGACGACCCAGAACGAATTCGGCTGTGTGGGGGCCTCGGGGGCGCCCACGAAGTCGCCCCAGAGCTGGATCTCGCCGAGGCCGTACTGCATCGAGCCGGTGGCGGCCGCCGCGGCGATGGAGACGAGCGAGGCGCCGATGAGCGCCATGATGAGATACTGCACGCGGATGGCAAAGTCGGCGCTTACGTAGGCGATGCCGTATAGGACCGCAAACGTAGCAATGTCGACCAGGAGGGCCGGATGACTCGGAAAGACGAACAGCCAGCCCTCGCGGAAGCCGAAAATGTACATCGTCACCGCGAGGGCCTGGGAGAGGTAGCGCGGGATGCCCACGCTGCCGCCCACCTCCAGCCCCAGCGACTGGGCAATCACCGCGTACGCCCCGCCCGCCCCGATGCGGATGTTCGTCGTGATCGACGACATGGCGAGGGCAGTGCAGAGGGTGATCGCAAATCCGACCGTGATGATCAGCAGCCCACCCAGCAGCCCCGCGTTGCCGATGATCCATCCTTCTCGGAGGTACATGATGACCCCGAGGATCGTGAGCACCGTGGGGGTAAAGACGCCGCCGAACGTGCCGAACTGCTTGCGTCCCGAGATGGGAGCCTCCTCCGGCGTCATACTCACGTCCATCTCGGCGGTGTCTTCGAGGGCCGGTTGAGCATCCGGGTCGGACGGAGCGGTGGGCTTTTTTTTACCGTTTTCCGGCTGGGGGGCGGTCATGGCTGTGGCGGCGATCGGCTGGTTCGCAAAACAATGACGCCGGGCGGCGTCCCGTGTCCCCATCGCGAATTGCGCTCATCGGGCCGACAGTTACCGGAAGAGGGCGAAGCCGGGAGGAGCGCCCCAGTATTCGCATGAGGCCAAGGAAGCACAGGGAGCGGCAAGGGGCGGTCCGGGACCCACGCTGGTTGTCCCCGGAGAGTCAGGTGCCGCCGCACACAGGTGCCGGAACCGTTCCCGGTCTCCGTCAGCCCGTCTCCGGCGTGTCGGTGGTTTCCTCATCGGGCGTCTCCGGGGACGTCTCCTCGACCTCCAGAAGTCCATCCCCTTCCGCCTGCTTGACCTCCGGGGTCTTGTGCTCCTGATCCCGCGTGTCCATGCCTGCTCCGACGAGGGCAACGAACTGGTCTTCGGGCCGCAGCCGAAACTGGTTCATCTCCGACACAATCTCCAACGTGTCGTTGTCGCGCAGGATGAAGAGCGGAATAACGGTTTCGTTCTCGTATTCCTTCGATAGGTCCTCGTAGCTGTAATACTCCTGCGTCTCGTCCGACGCGTCGTCGTTCACCGAGAGCACCTTAATGGTGTCGCCCCGCTTCAGGTGGGCCTTCAGCGACTGGTAGCTGGTGTCCTCCCCGAAGAGGGGGCGGCCGCGAAGGTGGCCGGGCATTACGCCCTCCCCTCCGTGCCGGCTGTCGGGCTGGGCGGCGAGCTGGAAGATGTTGGTGGTCTCGAAGATTTCGGAGAAGTGGAGGGCCGTCAGAGAGGCGACCTCATCGTTTGGGATCGTGATGAGCAGGTCCCCAATGCCGCTGAGGGTGATCTCGTCGAGAATGTTCTCCGACAGCGCGTTGCCCCGGTGCGCCGTCAGGCCCTCCTCGCGGGCCGACCGGACGTGAACCGGGTTGTTATCGAGCAGGGCAACGGAGTAGCCCAACTCCTGGACGTGCTGGGCCACCGTGCGCACCCAGGGTGCCGCCCCCACGAAGAGGAGGCCATTCGGGTTTGGCTCGGCCAGGTCGAGCCAGCGGGCGAGGGGGGCCAGCGTGAGGCCGTAGATGGCCACCGTGCCAACGATCACGGCAAAAATGACCGGCACCATCCCGTCCACCGCTCCAGGATAGATGGGGCGCAGCTGGTACGCAAAGAGGGAGGCGACGGCCGCGGCCACGATACCGCGCGGGGCCAGCCACGACAGGAACGCCTTTTCCTCCCACTCCAGGTTCGACCCGAACGAGGACACAAAGACGGCGAGGGGCCGCACGATCACGACCAGAATGCCCAGGAAAATGAGCACCCGCAGGTCAATGTATTCCAGGGCGCTCATCTCCAGGCGGGCGCTCAGGAGCACGAAGAGCGACCCGATGAGCAGCACCTGAAGGTTCTCCTTAAACTCGATGATGCGCTGTACCGACACGTACGGCTGGTTCGCCAGGGCGATGCCCATGAGCGTCGTGGCGAGCAGGCCGGACTCGTGCTGGAGCACATTGGCGACGACAAAAGCCACGACCACCACCATCAAGGTGACCGGATTTCGGAGAAAATCGGGGACCATGCGCCGCCGCAGGATGACCACGAGCAGTATGGTGGCCACCACGCTGATGCCCAGGGCCACGAAGATCTCGAGGCCCAGCCCGATGGCGACGTGCTCGGCGGCGGCCGAGGTCCCGACGCCCGCCCGTGCCGGGTCGTTCAGCAGAATCAAGGTCTCGAGAACCAGTACGGCCAGGATGGCCCCCACCGGATCGATCGTGATGCCCTCCCACTTGGCGATGGTGCTGACGCGGCCCTTCGGCCGAACGTGGCGTAGAAGGGGAATGACGACGGTCGGCCCCGTCACCGTCAGGATTGCGCCGATAAGCACGGCCAGTCCCACATCGAACTCGAGGATGTAGTAGGCCCCGGCCGCCCCGAGGCCCCATGTGAGCAGAACCCCGATCGTGATGAGGTTGAAGACCGTACTCCCCACCTCCCGCAGCTCAGAAAGCCGGAGGCTCAGCCCTCCCTCGAACAAAATGATCCCGATGGACAGGGAGACGAAGGCGAACAGCCAGTCCCCACGGAGGGACTGCGGGTCGAGCACCCCTAAAACCGGACCGGCGAGGAAGCCCACCAGAAGGAGCAGGAGAATGGAGGGCAGCCGAAACCGCCACGCGGCCCACTGCGCCCCGATGCCCAACATGACGACGACGGTGATGTTGAGAAGAATAGATTCAGGCACGGCCTGGAGAGCGTCGGCGAGAAAAACACGAGCCCGGAATGGCCGGGAGAGAGAGTCTAATGAATCCCATTGATCAGTCGTCCCCCGATGCCCCGACCGTCCGGATCAGAACGTTGAGGGTGGTCGCTGACTTGGCGCCAGTGGCTTGACGGGAATAAAAAGGATGGACATACTCATTACTGACGAGACGCGAGTGTGTCCCGTCCGCTGGCCGTCTGTTAGGGAAACGCCGGGGCAAACGCCACAGAGCCTCCGAAGAAATTTCGCAGCGAACGGACGTGGAAGCGCTTGCGGTTCGGTGTGGTGCCCGCTTTCATGAGCGTACCGCGTCCCTTTTTACAAGCTGTCTCTTCTTTTCCCATGGAAGGCTCGAACTCAACCCCGCAGCCGAATGGTCAGGCCGAATCGTCCGACGGCTTCTTCGGTGAGGTCAACCAGATGTTTGACGAAGCCGCGGCTCAGACGGACCACGCACGCGGCGTTCTCCACCAGATTCGGGCCTGTGACAACATTATCCGGTTCGAGTTTCCGATCGAGCGGGATGACGGCAGCATTCAGGTCATCCGCGGCTACCGGGGGGAGCACAGCCACCACATGCAGCCCACGAAGGGGGGCATCCGCTACGCCCCGAGTGTAAACGTGGACGAGGTGATGGCCCTCTCGGCGCTCATGAGCTACAAGTGCGCCATCGTGGACGTCCCGTTTGGGGGGGCCAAAGGTGGGGTGTGCATTGATGCACGCAATTATTCGACGACGGAGCTGAAGCGCATCACGCGCCGGTACACCTTCGAACTCGAGCGAAAGGACTTCATCGGTCCCGGGACGGACGTGCCGGCCCCCGACTACGGCACGGGCCCGCAGGAAATGGCGTGGATCATGGACACGTACAACCAGATCGGCGACGAGGACCTCAACGCCCTGGCGTGCGTCACCGGGAAGCCGGTGGGGCAGGGCGGCGTGCGGGGCCGCACGGAGGCGACTGGCCGCGGCGTCTACTACGGCATCCGAGAGGCGTGCGGCTACCCGAAGGACATGGAGCGCCTCGGCCTGGAGCCGGGCCTGGCGGGAAAAAGCGTCGTCATCCAGGGGCTTGGCAACGTCGGGTACTACGCCGCGAAGTTCCTGGAGGAGGGGGGAGCCAACATCGTGGGCATCGCCGAAATTGAGGGGGCGATTCACGATCCCGATGGCCTCGACGTAGACGACGTGGTGGACCACCGCGAGGAGACGGGGTCGATCCTGGGCTTCGCCGACGCCGAGAATGTCGAGACCTCCGCGAAGGCGCTCGAACTGCCCTGCGACATCCTCATTCCGGCGGCGCTGGAGGGCGTGATTACCGCCGACAACGCCTCGGACATCCAGGCGAGCATCATTGCGGAGGCGGCCAACGGGCCCGTCACCTCGAAGGCCGACGAGATTCTCCAGGAGAAGAACGCCATGATCATTCCGGACGTCTACCTCAACGCGGGCGGTGTCACGGTGTCGTACTTCGAGTGGCTCCGAAATCTCTCTCACGTCCGGCATGGGCGCATGAGCCGTCGGTTTGAAGAGCGCAACGCTGAGCGCATCCTCCGGGCCGTCGATGAACTGACCGCGGAGGACTTCAATGAGGACCTTCTGGAGTTGCTCATCGAGCAGGTCGGCTTCGGGGCCGGCGAGCGGGACCTCGTGCACTCGGGGCTCGAAGACACCATGAGCCACGCCTACGACGAGATTCGGGCCATCCGCGAGAAGAAGGGGGTCGACATGCGCACGGCGGCCTTCGTGAGCGCCATCGATAAGATAGCGGGCTCCTACGAGCAGATGGGAATCTTTCCGTAGCGGGGGTCTCGACCCCCTCCACTGCGCCGACGAGGGGCATTGAGTTAAGGTTTGGTTGATAAACAATGACAATCGCGTTACATTGGCAAAACACTCCCGCAACGGCCTTCCGAACCTACGGAGTCTTTTGCCATGCACACGGTTCAGCGTCTCGTCGGTCTCCTCGTCGCAGTCGTGCTTGTCGGTGCAACCGGGGCCTGGGCCCAGCTCCCGTCCAACGAGCTGGAGGGCACGTGGAGAATGGTGTCGCAGGAGCTGGTCTACCCCGACTCGGTCGTTGATCAGAGCGACAGCTGGGGGGCCAACGTCAAGATCATAAACTCGACGCACTTCGCCTGGGGGCGAGAGATGGAAGATGGCGAGTCGGTACTCGCAGGGGGTGGGCGCTACGAGTATTACCCGGAGCGGGACGTGTACATCGAGCACATTCAGTACCACTCGGACCCCTCAATGAACGGGGTGACGCTTCGCT
This window of the Salinibacter grassmerensis genome carries:
- a CDS encoding cation:proton antiporter encodes the protein MPESILLNITVVVMLGIGAQWAAWRFRLPSILLLLLVGFLAGPVLGVLDPQSLRGDWLFAFVSLSIGIILFEGGLSLRLSELREVGSTVFNLITIGVLLTWGLGAAGAYYILEFDVGLAVLIGAILTVTGPTVVIPLLRHVRPKGRVSTIAKWEGITIDPVGAILAVLVLETLILLNDPARAGVGTSAAAEHVAIGLGLEIFVALGISVVATILLVVILRRRMVPDFLRNPVTLMVVVVAFVVANVLQHESGLLATTLMGIALANQPYVSVQRIIEFKENLQVLLIGSLFVLLSARLEMSALEYIDLRVLIFLGILVVIVRPLAVFVSSFGSNLEWEEKAFLSWLAPRGIVAAAVASLFAYQLRPIYPGAVDGMVPVIFAVIVGTVAIYGLTLAPLARWLDLAEPNPNGLLFVGAAPWVRTVAQHVQELGYSVALLDNNPVHVRSAREEGLTAHRGNALSENILDEITLSGIGDLLITIPNDEVASLTALHFSEIFETTNIFQLAAQPDSRHGGEGVMPGHLRGRPLFGEDTSYQSLKAHLKRGDTIKVLSVNDDASDETQEYYSYEDLSKEYENETVIPLFILRDNDTLEIVSEMNQFRLRPEDQFVALVGAGMDTRDQEHKTPEVKQAEGDGLLEVEETSPETPDEETTDTPETG
- a CDS encoding Glu/Leu/Phe/Val family dehydrogenase, producing the protein MEGSNSTPQPNGQAESSDGFFGEVNQMFDEAAAQTDHARGVLHQIRACDNIIRFEFPIERDDGSIQVIRGYRGEHSHHMQPTKGGIRYAPSVNVDEVMALSALMSYKCAIVDVPFGGAKGGVCIDARNYSTTELKRITRRYTFELERKDFIGPGTDVPAPDYGTGPQEMAWIMDTYNQIGDEDLNALACVTGKPVGQGGVRGRTEATGRGVYYGIREACGYPKDMERLGLEPGLAGKSVVIQGLGNVGYYAAKFLEEGGANIVGIAEIEGAIHDPDGLDVDDVVDHREETGSILGFADAENVETSAKALELPCDILIPAALEGVITADNASDIQASIIAEAANGPVTSKADEILQEKNAMIIPDVYLNAGGVTVSYFEWLRNLSHVRHGRMSRRFEERNAERILRAVDELTAEDFNEDLLELLIEQVGFGAGERDLVHSGLEDTMSHAYDEIRAIREKKGVDMRTAAFVSAIDKIAGSYEQMGIFP
- a CDS encoding amino acid permease, with protein sequence MTAPQPENGKKKPTAPSDPDAQPALEDTAEMDVSMTPEEAPISGRKQFGTFGGVFTPTVLTILGVIMYLREGWIIGNAGLLGGLLIITVGFAITLCTALAMSSITTNIRIGAGGAYAVIAQSLGLEVGGSVGIPRYLSQALAVTMYIFGFREGWLFVFPSHPALLVDIATFAVLYGIAYVSADFAIRVQYLIMALIGASLVSIAAAAATGSMQYGLGEIQLWGDFVGAPEAPTQPNSFWVVFAVFFPATTGIMAGANMSGDLKDPKRSIPVGTLAAIAVSFVIYVLLAIWLAMSATPEEMVSNYAVMVDKAYWPPAVLGGLLGATFSSALASLVGAGRILQAMGAHQVVPKSDWLAHLAPDGEPRHAMMVTGGIIFASLMVRDLNAIAPLITMFFLVTYAMICAAVLIEQSLGLVSFRPRLRIPIWVSFLGLAGSLLAMFIINPTVSFVALVVTLGFYVILARRQLDAPFEDVRSGMFVALAEWAAKKVTELPTMQERAWKPNLLIPVEQSSDLRGSFLTIEDLTAPQGSVKIVGLSPNGRPDVLNEQLDTLTAAFRERDIFASATIIDAGGFAEGLRAGMQALRGAFFHPNIVFLRMPDSPDREKDYRHVIAEADRENVGTLLYAPHPRAALGQRQTINVWIRDRSPDWRISMEIGNLDLALLTGYKLSQNWDAQMRLVTAVGDPEQQAKAQDFLEKMIDLGRFPNSTAVVGTEPFNTYITSAPQADLNIFGLQPEPDFDTIRRLVDQTDSTCMFVRDSGRESALA
- a CDS encoding amino acid permease gives rise to the protein MADDSSAAPEQELARDLGFLEAYTIGVGTMIGAGIFVLPGIVAENAGPAGMISFLIGGAVSLLTALSLSELATGMPKAGGSYYYVNTALGSFFGSVVGWSMWGGLMFATAFYMLGFGQYLTYFMPLGSTGVAIAALIMAALLVGVNYRGVKETGSLQNLIVILLIGFILVFLAFGVFNIDWDTFRPFNPQGWGAVASTAATVYVTFIGFEVIATSAEEIKNPGRNLPLSMIASVLTPTVFYVLVMLISTGVLPVPELANSYIPVSDVAGTYLGTFGALMMVVGAVLATVSSANASILSAARVNFAMGRDKILTPWLNNIHPDYRTPYRAILVTGAVILGLIALGVGIETLADVASFAYLVTYALVHVSVFVMRRAEPEGYDPDFRLPGLAYPIIPILGFISCIVIVAQMRPLVLMIGGVIVLIGVVWYLAYARTRAEKPSLVGEAIAAEGGRRAPPSGRYRVVIPVANPNTERFLLRLGAAIASGHADKNGQEAELIAVSVIEVPQQTSLQQGIQFEEERVERQRELLENARTMAEDLGVGIRTRAIVGRSVGDAVLNVVQEERASHVVLGWSGQRKRVEHILGTNIDPIVEETACELTLVKKGPEETVGDVVALVGEGPYTRLGAQRASEFAQSDPESDLTLLNVQGPSENGEYDPEEEGRALIESVVKEAGIEQDHTEEVIVTDGDVRETLLNAVQDYDTICVGATRSTAVAQALFGSVPEEIGEKSEGTVALARGALYKPRSVTQGVVDVLST